CCCctgtaatatttaatttatatgtatacaataCGCCATTAAGCCCATACGGTTGAGCTTTCTTAAGCCCATACTAGGCCCAATAAGGGAAGGATGGAGAAGAGGACTGAGTGATTGGATTCTCTCATTTCTCTCTGCTTCCGTAGTTTCGTTCGTgttgcttctctctctctcgctcatCTACGCGATTAAGACTCGGTAAGATCCCATATTCTTCCTTTGAAAACTCTCGTTTCCTTATAATTTTTTGAGGGGATATTGACTTCATCAGATTCGGATCGGTTTCTGGAGATCCATGTGATTAGCATCGAAATTTAGATTTATTGGGTTTGAATCGAATTGTATCTCTTGCGGTATCGATCTTTGAAGAATTAATCAGTTTCTTATGGAAAAGCCAGTTTCATTTCGTATTTTACAGTTTCTGGAATCTGTGTACTATCCAATATCAgggttgtgtgtgtgtgtgtgtgtttagaCTCGTTTCATATTTGATCCAAGATTTTGTGTATGTGTAAATATAATAAGAGATGTTTAGTGTTTGTTAAATAACGTTTGTAGCTTTATTAGCTTCGCAAGGATTATGAAGTTTTCAAATTATGGTAATGACTTTGAATCTGTGCAGAGAATTTGTGGTAGGTTGAAATGGCGGGACACAGGGTTGCGCATGCCACACTGAAAGGCCCGAGTGTGGTGAAGGAGTTAGTTATCGGTTTGGCACTCGGTTTAGCTGCTGGTGGTCTTTGGAAGATGCATCATTGGAACGAGCAGAGGAAGACCAGAGCTTTCTATGACTTGCTTGAGAGGGGTGAGATCAGCGTTGTCCACCCTGAAGAGTAGTGAATTCAACAACTACCACTCTCAAATGTTGTCggtctttatttttatgttattttatggTTTCTTGACAACTTGCGAAATAAACAACAAATCTGAGACCGGATTTTTGGggatttgttaaaaaaaaaaacgtattgTTTTCCGGAAGATACATGGATGCTACTGTGCTCCACTGTTCAATTTCAGACAGCTTTCTTGACTTTTCTTTAAATAAACAGGTGCTTTCATTTTTCTTCCACTATCATCGTCTCCGTTATCTTATCAAGTTAGATGTTCTCTTTTCTCGTCTTTAATTCTAAATTTATGAATGACTTTTTGTGATAAAATATCTGATGGCAGTGGTATTCTTTGAAAACGGCTTGGATGGCTATAAGCCTATACACACAAAAAATGAACATTTCGTAGTTCTATAtcgaacaaagaaaaatatctCAAGAGCATTCCTGCACGTGTAGCTCTTTGGCTGATTAAGAGAAGATAAGAAATCAGGTTCACAGAACTAAATTCATGTACACTTTATATATCCGTTCGTTCCATTTATCTTAAATGTATCACAAAAATCATTCAGAGCCTGCCTGTATCTTTTATTTCACCCAACGATGGCAACTATAGCTACTAGCCTTAACATAGCAACCCAACGTGCCATCATCACCAGCGAGAACCGACCTGCTCGTCTCGCTTGTCCTGTCCTTTTGAACAACCCGTGGAATCTTGGTTCAAGAACAACGAACCGTTTGGTGAGCTTTAGGCCGGTCAAATCAGCTCCAGAAGGAGTAATATCCGATAAAGTGGAGAAGAGCATTAAGGACGCAGAGGAGACTTGTGCCGGCGATCCAGTGAGCGGAGAGTGCGTAGCTGCTTGGGACGAGGTCGAGGAGCTTAGCGCAGCAGCTAGCCACGCTAGAgacaagaagaaagctgaagGCTCCGACCCTTTGGAGGAATACTGCAAAGACAATCCCGAGACTAACGAGTGTCGTACTTATGATTAATCATGTTCCAGGACCCcatcaatatattatatacaaatcTTTGTT
The window above is part of the Brassica napus cultivar Da-Ae chromosome C8, Da-Ae, whole genome shotgun sequence genome. Proteins encoded here:
- the LOC106451993 gene encoding probable cytochrome c oxidase subunit 5C-1 codes for the protein MAGHRVAHATLKGPSVVKELVIGLALGLAAGGLWKMHHWNEQRKTRAFYDLLERGEISVVHPEE
- the LOC106451992 gene encoding calvin cycle protein CP12-2, chloroplastic, whose translation is MATIATSLNIATQRAIITSENRPARLACPVLLNNPWNLGSRTTNRLVSFRPVKSAPEGVISDKVEKSIKDAEETCAGDPVSGECVAAWDEVEELSAAASHARDKKKAEGSDPLEEYCKDNPETNECRTYD